A section of the Prochlorococcus sp. MIT 1341 genome encodes:
- a CDS encoding hercynine metabolism small protein → MSQNEQREKIRVIRENMITQIEDLYKSTFENLTEQGIEDKYLAKITQLLLNSKEAAVTFLKQEVENPIITKAANPH, encoded by the coding sequence ATGAGCCAGAACGAACAACGTGAAAAAATTCGAGTAATCAGAGAAAACATGATCACTCAAATCGAAGATCTTTACAAATCAACCTTTGAAAACCTAACTGAACAAGGCATTGAGGATAAATACCTGGCCAAGATCACTCAGCTGCTTTTGAACTCGAAGGAAGCAGCTGTTACTTTCTTAAAACAAGAAGTCGAAAATCCTATAATCACAAAAGCTGCCAACCCACATTGA